GGTCCTCGATTGCCGACCGTCGCGAGCCGGCCTGCAGCCGCCCTTCGACAACCCGTCCGTCCGCGCCCGCGGCACGATAGCGAAAGCTGGAGCTCAAGCCGCTTCTTCTTCGTTTACGACTCTCATCAGCTCAGCGACAGTAGTGGCACCCGACCGTACCACTCTCCAGCCAGCCGCCTGCAGAGATTCCGTCCCATTGCGCCGCGCGAGCTTCCGCAGCGCGTCCAGAGGAGCACCTCTCGCAATCAGCGACCGGTGCTCATCGGTAATCTGCAGCATCTCGTAAATGCCAACACGGCCCCGGTATCCGCTTGACGAACATTCATCGCAGCCTTTTGCGCGGCGATATTCATCAGCCGGCCCGCCGGATGCCGGGGCTCCGGCAAGCTCACTGGCTGCTGGCTGATACTGCTCTGCACATGCATCGCAAAGCAGCCGCACCAGCCGCTGCGCAATTATGCCCTGAACAGTTGCCGCTACGAGATATGGCTCGATACCCATGTCGACGAGGCGCGTGATCGCGCTTGCCGCGTCGTTGGTATGAAGCGTCGACAGGACGAGATGCCCCGTAAGCGCCGCCTGAATCGCGATCTCCGCCGTTGCACGGTCCCGCATCTCGCCCACCATGATGATATCCGGGTCATGCCGGAGAATGGAGCGAAGCGCCCCGTCGAAGTTGAATCCCGCTTTTGGATTCACCGGGATCTGAATCACGCCGTCGATCTGGTATTCAACCGGCTCTTCGACAGTGACGATCTTGACACCGGCCGTGTTCACTTCCGACAGAGCCGCGTAGAGTGTAGTCGTCTTGCCTGAGCCTGTCGGTCCCGTGACGAGCACGATCCCGTTCGTTCTTCGCACGATGGCGCTGAATCGCTGCTGCACATCAGAAGGCATTCCCAATTCTGCCAGGCCGCGTCCATGCCCCGCGTGGTCGAGTATCCTGAGAACCACGCTCTCGCCATGAAGCGCCGGCAGTGTCGACACCCGGAGGTCCACTTCCCTGTCGGCAAGCTTGAGACGCGCGCGACCATCCTGCGCAAGCCGCCGTTCGGCGATGTTGAGGCCCGCCATGATTTTTATCCGGCTCACG
The nucleotide sequence above comes from Gemmatimonadaceae bacterium. Encoded proteins:
- a CDS encoding GspE/PulE family protein, which produces MTTGSRDLREAAGGPLASRLSPRYLEEHCLIPLGIDPDGTLATAIGGPIDSGVEDELSRVFQRKLRLVDVPAGEIIAAIMSARRTVQAEPITAAGNASDAAELALDDLQALANQAPVIKLVNVLLLDALRLGASDIHVESLASGLRVRYRLDGVLREVSQLADQYRAAVVSRIKIMAGLNIAERRLAQDGRARLKLADREVDLRVSTLPALHGESVVLRILDHAGHGRGLAELGMPSDVQQRFSAIVRRTNGIVLVTGPTGSGKTTTLYAALSEVNTAGVKIVTVEEPVEYQIDGVIQIPVNPKAGFNFDGALRSILRHDPDIIMVGEMRDRATAEIAIQAALTGHLVLSTLHTNDAASAITRLVDMGIEPYLVAATVQGIIAQRLVRLLCDACAEQYQPAASELAGAPASGGPADEYRRAKGCDECSSSGYRGRVGIYEMLQITDEHRSLIARGAPLDALRKLARRNGTESLQAAGWRVVRSGATTVAELMRVVNEEEAA